One genomic segment of Marinitoga piezophila KA3 includes these proteins:
- a CDS encoding 2-oxoacid:acceptor oxidoreductase family protein, with product MRHHAFIAAGFGGQGVMLFGKILSLAAMYENLYTTWLPSYGPEMRGGTANCTVVISEKYIASPVVDKPSEVIAFNIPSMYKFEKFLPEGGLLLLNTSVIDREPERKDVKVIKIPANEIADELGNIKVQNMVMLGAYLKATDAVSFDSVKAALEKSLKGKKADLLELNLKAIEAGMKAAEEQL from the coding sequence GTGAGACATCATGCATTCATAGCAGCAGGATTTGGTGGTCAGGGTGTAATGCTCTTTGGAAAAATCCTTTCATTAGCAGCAATGTACGAAAATTTATATACAACATGGTTACCATCATATGGTCCAGAAATGCGTGGAGGTACAGCAAACTGTACAGTAGTTATCTCAGAAAAATACATTGCATCACCAGTTGTAGACAAACCATCAGAAGTTATAGCATTTAATATTCCATCAATGTACAAATTTGAAAAATTCTTACCAGAAGGTGGATTATTACTTTTAAATACATCTGTTATAGATAGAGAACCAGAAAGAAAAGATGTAAAAGTAATAAAAATTCCTGCAAATGAAATTGCAGATGAATTAGGAAATATAAAAGTTCAAAATATGGTAATGTTAGGAGCATATTTAAAAGCAACAGATGCAGTTTCATTTGATTCAGTAAAAGCAGCTCTTGAAAAATCATTAAAAGGTAAAAAAGCAGACTTATTAGAACTTAACTTAAAAGCAATTGAAGCTGGAATGAAAGCTGCAGAAGAACAATTATAA
- a CDS encoding bifunctional enoyl-CoA hydratase/phosphate acetyltransferase: protein MRINKIIELAKSMEVKKTVGVAAAEDEVVLKAVERALKEGICNVVLYGNEEKIKEIAKEHDIDISKMEIVHCENNKEAVRKTVEDVASGKTDLPMKGHITTGELLSVFLKEEYGLRTKSTMNLVSVFDIEGYHKLLIVTDAGMVIAPTLEQKVDSINNAVKIAKALGIETPKVAIVGALEKVNPKMPATMDAAIITQMNRRGQIKGCIVDGPFAMDNAISKEAAEHKGIKSEVAGDADIIIMPDIEAGNIFYKSMVFLSGAGVASTILGGKKPVVLTSRADSDDAKLLSIALSVLLA from the coding sequence ATGAGAATTAACAAAATAATTGAACTTGCAAAATCAATGGAAGTAAAAAAAACCGTTGGTGTTGCAGCAGCTGAAGATGAAGTAGTGTTAAAGGCTGTTGAAAGAGCTTTAAAGGAAGGAATTTGTAATGTTGTATTATATGGAAACGAAGAAAAAATAAAAGAAATTGCAAAAGAACATGATATAGATATTTCCAAAATGGAAATAGTTCATTGTGAAAATAATAAAGAAGCAGTTAGAAAAACTGTTGAAGATGTAGCCTCAGGAAAAACAGACCTTCCAATGAAAGGCCATATCACAACAGGTGAATTGCTTTCAGTATTCTTAAAAGAGGAATATGGATTAAGAACAAAAAGCACAATGAATCTTGTAAGCGTATTTGATATAGAAGGTTATCATAAATTACTTATTGTAACAGATGCTGGAATGGTTATAGCACCAACTTTAGAACAAAAAGTTGATTCAATAAACAATGCAGTAAAAATAGCAAAAGCTTTGGGAATTGAAACACCAAAAGTAGCAATAGTAGGCGCTCTTGAAAAGGTTAATCCAAAAATGCCAGCAACAATGGATGCAGCAATAATTACTCAAATGAACAGACGTGGTCAAATAAAAGGCTGCATAGTAGATGGACCATTTGCAATGGATAATGCAATTTCTAAAGAAGCAGCAGAACACAAAGGAATAAAAAGTGAAGTTGCCGGAGATGCAGACATTATAATTATGCCAGATATCGAAGCTGGAAACATATTCTATAAATCCATGGTATTCTTATCAGGTGCTGGTGTTGCAAGTACAATTCTTGGCGGTAAAAAACCTGTAGTTTTAACTTCAAGAGCAGATTCTGATGATGCGAAACTATTATCAATTGCATTATCAGTACTCTTAGCTTAG
- the buk gene encoding butyrate kinase produces MYKILVINPGSTSTKLAIYEDDKLLSKDTVRHSSEELAPFEHIADQYEFRKNVIKKFLEESGHLLETFSAIIGRGGLLRPIPGGVYAVNELMKEELREGKYGEHASNLGALIASELANEVGIPAYIADPVVVDEMEDIARFSGHPDYVRKSIFHALNQKAVARSTAKEMGKSYEEVNLIVVHMGGGISIGAHKHGRVVDVNNALDGDGPFTPERAGTLPMTQVMDLAYSGKMTLDEMKKRIKGKGGLVAYLNTNDALEVQKRVESGEEYATTIYKAMALQISKWIGKMAAALNFEVDGIVLTGGLAYDKNNMVKWLKEHTEFIAPIYVVPGGDEEKALAEAALRALKGEEEVKSYPQEVNNG; encoded by the coding sequence ATGTATAAAATATTAGTAATAAATCCTGGTTCAACATCAACTAAACTTGCAATTTACGAAGACGATAAACTTCTTTCAAAAGATACAGTAAGACATTCATCAGAAGAATTAGCTCCTTTTGAACATATTGCAGATCAATACGAATTTAGAAAAAACGTTATAAAGAAATTCCTTGAAGAAAGCGGACATTTATTAGAAACATTTTCTGCAATTATAGGAAGAGGTGGATTATTAAGACCAATTCCAGGTGGAGTATACGCAGTAAATGAATTAATGAAAGAAGAATTAAGAGAAGGAAAATACGGAGAACATGCTTCAAATCTTGGGGCATTAATTGCAAGTGAATTAGCAAATGAAGTTGGTATTCCAGCATACATTGCAGATCCTGTAGTAGTTGATGAAATGGAAGATATTGCAAGATTCTCAGGACATCCAGATTATGTAAGGAAATCTATTTTCCATGCATTAAACCAAAAAGCTGTTGCAAGGAGCACAGCAAAAGAAATGGGAAAATCATATGAAGAAGTTAATTTAATTGTTGTACATATGGGCGGTGGTATTTCTATCGGTGCTCATAAACATGGACGTGTTGTTGATGTAAATAACGCACTCGATGGCGACGGTCCTTTTACCCCCGAAAGAGCTGGAACATTGCCAATGACTCAGGTAATGGATTTGGCCTATTCAGGAAAAATGACATTAGATGAAATGAAAAAAAGGATAAAAGGAAAAGGTGGTTTAGTAGCATATCTTAACACAAACGATGCATTAGAAGTTCAAAAAAGAGTAGAAAGTGGAGAAGAATATGCTACAACAATTTATAAAGCAATGGCATTACAGATATCCAAATGGATTGGAAAAATGGCAGCTGCTTTGAATTTTGAAGTAGATGGAATTGTTTTAACTGGCGGTTTGGCATACGATAAAAATAATATGGTTAAATGGTTAAAAGAACATACAGAGTTTATAGCACCTATTTATGTTGTGCCAGGTGGAGATGAAGAAAAAGCTCTTGCAGAAGCAGCATTGAGAGCGTTAAAAGGAGAAGAGGAAGTTAAAAGTTATCCTCAGGAGGTAAATAATGGTTAA
- a CDS encoding site-specific DNA-methyltransferase, which translates to MINEENIFEQNLPDNIYILKKYFPQCFDKEGNFNLEKFKEEIKINEINLSKESYSLEWLGKSYARVLTHEPVRTFIKEDEEFNSKEENRKSQNLLIKGDNLEVLKHLLNAYREKIKMIYIDPPYNTGKDDFVYQDDRKFSKEELSKLAGISEEKAKRILDFVNSKSNSHSAWLTFMYPRLYIARQFLREDGVIFVSIDDNEVAQLKILMDEIFGEENFIALLSVENNPKGRKNSNFVSISNDYCLIYAKNKGESYFIENLPKLKTELKVDEFGRYYTHGKRVIVGESSNKEVSVNSDKHYTVYYNESEKKIVIKKEENINTIDVKLIQQGYKRYISTKNGKFIENTYTSSKFKELFETNSLIFKENSIYEKDFNTFIRIKSILKNTDEIDLKTETAGTYLNNLFGIPNGKDKKIFDNPKNPSFIKLLITLFEEKDFLILDFFSGSGTTGDAVMQLNAEDGGNRKYILVQLPEPIEEKKNKTAYDFVKNELKVDNPTIFDITKERLIRAAKKIKEDVENELKNKKEELEKIINKKKKNKKDEEKIIILNEEINKLEKKVNNIKNQDLGFKIFETIPNNEGKWESYKINAKEFNPKIKLFDENKLTNDDLKTLLTTWKLYDGIILTEDLKELDLDGYKSYYHHEKGILYLINKEFKTENLKKLLEEIDENPNFNPLKIIAFGYHFESKVLREIAENLKNYINKKESADNIEFIVRY; encoded by the coding sequence ATGATTAACGAAGAAAATATTTTTGAACAAAATCTTCCGGATAATATTTATATTTTAAAAAAGTATTTCCCTCAATGTTTTGATAAAGAAGGTAATTTTAATTTAGAAAAGTTTAAAGAAGAAATAAAAATAAATGAAATTAACTTATCAAAAGAGAGTTACAGTCTTGAATGGCTTGGAAAAAGTTATGCGAGAGTATTAACTCATGAGCCTGTTAGAACTTTTATAAAAGAAGATGAAGAATTTAATTCGAAAGAAGAAAATAGAAAATCACAAAATCTTCTTATAAAAGGTGATAATTTAGAAGTATTAAAACATCTTTTAAATGCATATAGAGAAAAAATAAAAATGATATATATCGATCCACCGTATAATACAGGAAAAGATGATTTTGTATATCAGGATGACAGAAAATTTTCAAAGGAAGAATTGTCTAAATTAGCAGGAATTTCTGAAGAAAAAGCAAAAAGAATTTTGGATTTTGTAAATAGTAAAAGTAATTCACATTCTGCATGGCTTACTTTTATGTATCCAAGACTTTACATAGCTAGGCAATTTTTGAGAGAAGATGGAGTTATTTTTGTGAGTATTGATGATAATGAAGTTGCACAACTAAAAATTTTAATGGATGAAATTTTTGGGGAAGAAAATTTTATTGCATTGTTATCCGTTGAAAACAATCCTAAAGGTAGAAAAAATTCTAATTTTGTTTCAATTTCAAATGATTATTGTTTAATTTATGCAAAAAATAAAGGTGAAAGTTATTTTATAGAAAATCTTCCTAAATTAAAAACAGAATTAAAAGTGGATGAATTTGGAAGATACTATACTCATGGAAAAAGAGTTATTGTTGGTGAGAGTTCAAATAAAGAAGTGTCAGTTAATTCTGATAAACATTATACGGTTTATTACAATGAAAGCGAGAAAAAAATTGTTATAAAAAAAGAAGAAAATATTAATACTATAGATGTAAAATTGATACAACAGGGATATAAAAGATATATCTCAACAAAAAATGGCAAATTTATAGAAAATACATATACATCTTCAAAATTTAAAGAATTATTTGAAACCAATTCTTTAATTTTTAAAGAGAATTCTATTTATGAGAAAGATTTTAATACTTTTATTAGAATAAAAAGTATTTTAAAAAATACTGATGAAATTGATTTAAAAACAGAAACTGCAGGAACATATCTTAATAATCTTTTTGGAATACCAAATGGCAAAGATAAAAAAATTTTTGATAATCCTAAAAATCCTTCTTTCATTAAGTTATTAATTACGCTTTTTGAAGAAAAAGATTTTCTTATTTTAGACTTCTTTTCCGGTTCTGGAACGACAGGCGATGCAGTAATGCAACTAAATGCAGAAGATGGGGGTAATAGAAAATATATTTTGGTTCAATTACCAGAGCCGATTGAGGAAAAGAAAAACAAAACTGCTTATGATTTTGTAAAAAATGAACTTAAGGTAGATAATCCTACTATTTTTGATATAACAAAAGAAAGGTTAATTAGAGCAGCTAAAAAAATAAAAGAAGATGTTGAAAATGAATTGAAAAATAAAAAGGAAGAATTAGAAAAAATAATAAACAAAAAAAAGAAAAATAAAAAAGATGAGGAAAAGATAATAATACTCAATGAAGAAATAAATAAATTAGAAAAAAAAGTGAATAATATAAAAAATCAAGATTTAGGATTTAAAATATTTGAAACTATTCCAAATAATGAAGGAAAATGGGAAAGTTATAAAATTAATGCTAAAGAATTTAATCCAAAAATAAAATTATTTGATGAGAATAAGTTAACTAATGATGATTTAAAAACACTTCTTACTACATGGAAACTATATGACGGAATAATTTTAACAGAAGATTTAAAAGAACTTGATCTTGATGGATATAAAAGTTATTACCATCATGAAAAAGGAATTCTTTATCTTATAAATAAGGAATTTAAAACGGAAAATTTAAAAAAATTATTAGAAGAAATAGATGAAAATCCAAACTTTAATCCTTTGAAAATAATAGCATTTGGATATCATTTTGAAAGTAAAGTGTTGAGAGAAATTGCAGAAAATCTAAAAAATTATATCAATAAAAAAGAAAGTGCAGATAATATTGAGTTTATAGTGAGGTATTAA
- a CDS encoding 3-methyl-2-oxobutanoate dehydrogenase subunit VorB, protein MGEKVMVKGTEAIGEAAIRAGCRLYFGYPITPQSELTEYMSRRLPQVDGTFLQAESEVAAVNMIYGAAATGSRVFTSTSSPGYSLMQEGVSYIAGAELPAVFVNVVRGGPGLGDIQPAQSDYFQATKGGGHGDYRLVVYGPESLQEAVELTIKAFDVADKYRNPVLILADGMLGQMMEPVEFPEYRDLSTLPDHSSWAMQGAKGREPHKITSFDINEYVLEKMNLRYQEKYKKIIENEIMYEEYKTEDADVILVAYGTIGRIAKTVVDTAREKGVKAGLIRPITLWPFPYEAIAKLADQAKLFYTVEMSMGQMVEDVRLAVNGKKPVEFYGRTGGVVPTPNEILDHLMELL, encoded by the coding sequence ATGGGCGAAAAAGTAATGGTTAAAGGTACAGAAGCAATTGGTGAAGCCGCCATAAGGGCTGGATGTAGATTATATTTTGGATATCCAATAACACCACAGAGTGAATTAACAGAATATATGTCAAGAAGGTTACCACAGGTTGATGGTACATTCTTACAGGCAGAAAGTGAAGTTGCAGCTGTAAATATGATTTACGGTGCAGCAGCAACAGGTTCAAGAGTATTCACATCAACATCTTCACCAGGATACTCATTAATGCAAGAAGGTGTTTCATATATTGCTGGTGCAGAATTACCTGCAGTATTTGTAAACGTTGTTAGAGGCGGTCCAGGTTTAGGAGATATTCAGCCAGCACAAAGTGACTACTTCCAGGCAACAAAAGGTGGAGGACACGGAGATTACAGACTTGTTGTATATGGTCCAGAATCATTACAGGAAGCTGTAGAATTAACAATAAAGGCATTTGATGTTGCAGATAAATACAGAAATCCTGTTTTAATCCTTGCAGACGGTATGCTCGGTCAAATGATGGAACCAGTTGAATTCCCAGAATATAGGGATTTATCAACATTACCTGATCATAGCTCATGGGCAATGCAGGGAGCAAAAGGAAGAGAACCACATAAAATAACTTCATTTGATATAAATGAATATGTTTTAGAAAAAATGAACTTAAGATATCAGGAAAAGTATAAGAAAATAATTGAAAACGAAATAATGTACGAAGAATACAAAACAGAAGATGCAGATGTTATTCTCGTTGCATATGGTACAATTGGAAGAATTGCAAAAACAGTTGTTGATACAGCAAGAGAAAAAGGCGTAAAAGCAGGTTTAATAAGACCAATTACATTATGGCCATTCCCATATGAAGCAATTGCAAAATTAGCAGATCAGGCAAAATTATTCTACACAGTTGAAATGAGTATGGGACAAATGGTTGAAGATGTAAGATTAGCAGTAAACGGTAAAAAACCAGTTGAATTCTACGGAAGAACTGGTGGTGTTGTTCCAACACCAAATGAAATATTAGATCATTTAATGGAATTGTTATAA
- the buk gene encoding butyrate kinase: MKRILVINPGSTSTKIAVFEDNNLIVSEEVSHSMEELEKYDRLMDQIDLRKNEIEEFIGKYGYKVSDFDAIAARGGILPPLESGTYKVNEEMVDYLRNKTKIEHASNLAAVIGWELSNGEIPIFITDPVSVDEFIPESRISGIPEIERRSLFHALNMKSVARKAAKELNKKYEDCNFVIAHLGGGISVGAQRKGKMIDVNNANDEGPFSPERTGELPVGDLAKMAFSGKYDKKELKKRYIGKGGLVAYLGTNDLREAMKKAETDEYAKKVVEAMAYQIAKEIGGMAAILKGEVDAIIITGGMARNDVFIDMIKQRVSKIALIMRYPGSFEMEALAEGALRVLNNEEPAKEWKL; encoded by the coding sequence ATGAAACGAATTTTAGTAATCAATCCTGGTTCAACATCAACTAAAATAGCAGTTTTTGAAGATAATAACTTAATAGTTTCTGAAGAAGTTTCTCATTCAATGGAAGAATTAGAAAAATACGATAGATTAATGGATCAAATAGATTTAAGAAAAAACGAAATCGAAGAATTTATTGGAAAATATGGATACAAAGTTTCAGACTTTGATGCAATTGCTGCAAGAGGTGGTATTCTTCCACCTCTTGAAAGCGGTACTTATAAAGTAAATGAAGAAATGGTTGATTATTTAAGAAACAAAACAAAAATAGAACACGCTTCAAATCTTGCCGCTGTAATTGGTTGGGAATTGTCAAATGGAGAAATACCAATATTCATTACAGATCCTGTTTCAGTTGATGAGTTTATACCAGAATCAAGAATTTCAGGTATACCTGAAATTGAAAGAAGAAGTTTATTCCACGCTTTGAATATGAAGAGCGTTGCAAGAAAGGCTGCTAAAGAGTTAAACAAAAAATATGAAGATTGTAATTTTGTTATTGCACATCTTGGTGGGGGAATTTCTGTTGGCGCACAAAGAAAAGGAAAAATGATAGATGTAAACAACGCAAATGACGAAGGACCATTTAGTCCTGAAAGGACAGGGGAATTACCAGTTGGCGATCTTGCAAAAATGGCATTTTCTGGTAAATACGATAAAAAAGAATTAAAGAAAAGATATATTGGAAAAGGTGGTCTCGTAGCATATCTTGGAACAAATGACCTAAGAGAAGCAATGAAAAAAGCCGAAACAGATGAATACGCTAAAAAAGTAGTTGAAGCTATGGCATATCAAATTGCTAAAGAAATTGGCGGTATGGCAGCTATATTAAAAGGTGAAGTAGATGCAATTATTATAACAGGTGGTATGGCAAGAAACGATGTATTTATAGATATGATTAAACAAAGAGTATCGAAAATTGCATTAATTATGAGATATCCAGGTTCATTTGAAATGGAAGCATTAGCAGAAGGTGCATTAAGGGTATTAAACAATGAAGAACCAGCTAAAGAATGGAAATTGTGA
- a CDS encoding 4Fe-4S dicluster domain-containing protein, with amino-acid sequence MEYKNKVEIDQERCKGCGLCIDACPTQTLGFSEAFNAKGYHPAAVIHPEKCIGCGFCYQMCPDVCITVSTLEKANA; translated from the coding sequence ATGGAATACAAAAACAAAGTTGAAATCGATCAGGAAAGATGTAAAGGATGTGGCCTTTGTATAGATGCCTGTCCTACACAGACATTAGGATTCTCAGAAGCATTTAATGCAAAAGGTTATCATCCAGCAGCAGTAATACATCCAGAAAAATGTATAGGATGTGGATTCTGTTACCAGATGTGTCCTGATGTATGTATCACAGTTTCAACATTGGAAAAGGCAAATGCTTAA
- a CDS encoding deoxynucleoside kinase yields MEEILAYFKDKQLRINIEGNIGSGKTTLANAIFYKINADELILEEFENNPYLPLLYKNEDVGFQTEMFFLVSRYKQYHRNNDSRLIVSDYDMLKNKIFADITITNPKEKYKFFKIYDILTEDIKKPDVLIYIDTDVDTVIERIKKRNRDMEKVIAKEYLELVDRGYKEYFSNEKDFLYIDGNNFNVFDEKQLKEVLLKIINYLEGK; encoded by the coding sequence ATGGAAGAGATTTTGGCATATTTTAAGGATAAACAGTTAAGAATTAATATCGAAGGGAATATTGGAAGTGGAAAGACAACGCTTGCTAATGCTATTTTTTATAAAATTAATGCTGATGAGTTGATTTTAGAAGAATTTGAAAATAATCCTTATCTTCCATTATTATATAAGAATGAAGATGTAGGATTTCAAACAGAAATGTTTTTTCTTGTTTCAAGATACAAGCAATATCACAGGAATAATGATTCAAGATTAATTGTTTCTGATTATGATATGTTAAAGAATAAGATTTTTGCCGATATTACAATTACCAATCCAAAGGAGAAATATAAGTTTTTCAAGATTTATGATATTTTAACTGAGGATATTAAGAAACCTGATGTTCTTATTTATATTGATACCGATGTGGATACTGTTATTGAAAGAATTAAAAAGAGAAATAGGGATATGGAGAAGGTCATTGCAAAGGAATATCTGGAATTGGTTGATAGAGGTTATAAGGAATATTTTTCTAATGAGAAGGATTTTCTTTATATTGACGGAAATAATTTTAATGTTTTTGATGAAAAACAGTTAAAAGAAGTTTTATTAAAAATAATAAATTATCTGGAGGGAAAATAA
- a CDS encoding deoxynucleoside kinase has product MGKMIVLAGNVGAGKSTFTRVLSERLGFTPYYESVADNPFLEDFYKDQKKWSYHLQTFFLFHRFNSIKDIIDSGTDAILDRSIYEDAEIFAKNLYLTGKMSEREYKTYTQIFYTMLEFLKKPDLLIYIKTSVDTVVKRIAKRGREMEMQVPIEYWQQLDNLYKDWIDNYDESKIYVVDGDEIDIVENPEYIDKIVNDINEILNINEVDEVI; this is encoded by the coding sequence ATGGGAAAGATGATAGTTTTGGCCGGGAATGTTGGTGCTGGAAAATCTACATTTACAAGAGTTCTTTCAGAAAGGCTTGGTTTTACACCATATTATGAATCTGTTGCTGATAATCCATTTTTAGAAGATTTTTATAAGGACCAAAAGAAATGGTCATATCATTTACAAACCTTTTTCCTTTTTCATCGATTTAATAGTATTAAGGATATAATCGATAGCGGTACAGATGCTATTTTAGATAGATCAATATACGAAGATGCAGAGATTTTTGCAAAAAATCTTTATTTAACAGGTAAGATGAGCGAAAGGGAATATAAGACATACACTCAAATATTTTATACTATGCTTGAATTTTTAAAAAAGCCTGATTTATTGATATACATTAAAACAAGTGTGGATACTGTTGTTAAAAGAATTGCTAAAAGAGGAAGAGAAATGGAGATGCAGGTTCCTATTGAATATTGGCAGCAACTTGATAATTTATATAAAGACTGGATTGATAATTATGATGAATCAAAGATTTATGTTGTTGATGGTGATGAAATAGATATTGTAGAGAATCCAGAATATATAGATAAAATTGTTAATGATATAAATGAGATACTCAATATAAATGAAGTTGATGAAGTAATATAA
- a CDS encoding thiamine pyrophosphate-dependent enzyme, whose protein sequence is MSYKIKFKGPESLSGKEFTYCPGCHHGIIHRLIAEVLDELGIREKTLMVAPVGCSVFAYEFFDVDGTVAPHGRAPAVATGMKRARPDNVVFTYQGDGDLAAIGTAEIMHAANRGEKITTIFVNNAIYGMTGGQMAPTTLLGMKTTTSPYGRKAENEGYPIHMAEVLSNLPGVAFLARTKVNKPQDVLKTKKMIKKAFLAQLNGLGFGMVEVLSTCPTNWGVNPIEANKWLEDNMVPEFPLGVYVDKVGDEK, encoded by the coding sequence ATGTCATATAAAATAAAATTTAAAGGTCCTGAGTCATTAAGCGGAAAAGAATTTACTTACTGTCCAGGATGTCATCATGGTATAATCCATAGATTAATAGCAGAAGTATTAGATGAATTAGGAATAAGAGAAAAAACATTAATGGTTGCTCCAGTAGGATGTTCAGTTTTTGCATATGAATTCTTTGATGTAGATGGTACAGTTGCACCACACGGAAGAGCTCCAGCAGTAGCAACAGGTATGAAAAGAGCAAGACCAGATAATGTAGTATTTACATATCAGGGTGATGGTGACCTCGCTGCTATAGGTACAGCAGAAATTATGCACGCAGCAAACAGAGGAGAAAAAATCACAACAATATTTGTAAACAATGCTATATATGGTATGACTGGAGGACAAATGGCTCCAACAACATTGCTTGGAATGAAAACAACAACTTCGCCATATGGAAGAAAAGCAGAAAATGAAGGTTATCCAATTCATATGGCAGAAGTATTATCAAACCTACCAGGTGTAGCATTCTTAGCAAGAACAAAAGTTAACAAACCACAGGATGTATTAAAAACAAAGAAAATGATTAAAAAAGCATTCTTAGCTCAATTAAATGGCCTTGGTTTTGGTATGGTTGAAGTTCTTTCAACATGTCCAACAAACTGGGGTGTAAATCCAATTGAAGCTAACAAATGGTTAGAAGATAACATGGTTCCAGAATTTCCATTAGGCGTTTATGTTGACAAGGTGGGTGATGAAAAGTGA
- a CDS encoding restriction endonuclease subunit S: MKKIKLKEISNIFLSPQVEETPEGNLNYIKLSSITKNKIEIEKLSKAVYNKNRNIEKYLLKKNDIIFSAKGSNIFAVHIDKDIPNLISAQFFFNIRINSDKILPEFLTIILNNEYAKRYFEERRVGKIIKVIKKKTLEDFELTLPPLEIQKQIIEIVKNFEKEKELKLKSLLLKEELIDKTIFLKVWSDLNV, from the coding sequence ATGAAAAAGATTAAATTAAAGGAAATATCAAATATTTTTTTATCACCTCAGGTAGAAGAAACACCTGAGGGCAATCTTAATTATATAAAACTTTCATCAATAACAAAAAACAAAATAGAGATAGAAAAACTGTCAAAAGCTGTGTATAATAAAAATAGAAACATAGAAAAATATCTCTTAAAGAAAAACGACATAATCTTCAGCGCAAAAGGTTCAAATATCTTTGCTGTCCATATTGATAAAGACATTCCAAATCTCATTTCTGCACAATTCTTTTTTAATATTAGAATCAATTCTGATAAAATACTTCCAGAATTTCTCACAATAATATTAAACAATGAATATGCAAAAAGATATTTTGAAGAAAGACGTGTTGGTAAGATAATTAAAGTTATTAAGAAAAAAACACTTGAAGATTTTGAATTAACATTACCCCCGCTTGAAATACAAAAGCAAATAATAGAAATTGTAAAAAACTTTGAAAAAGAAAAAGAATTAAAACTAAAAAGCCTCCTGCTAAAAGAAGAGCTAATAGACAAAACAATATTCTTAAAAGTATGGAGTGATTTAAATGTATAA